The DNA segment GCGGTTGGGTTTTCGTGGGAAGCTTACCCACAAAAGACGGCATGTCGGACACGGCGCGTGCAGGCTGCATCATTGTGCTGAACAGCATCGGACAAGTGGCTGAAACGTTCTACGGTTCGCTGATCAACGGCCCGTGGGATATGACTGGGCTCGACAACGGCTCGCACGTCGCGCTATGGATCACCAATGTGTTGAACGGAACAATCCAAGGTCACGGCCGCATCGTGAACGGAGGAACGGTCCTTCGCTTGAATCTCGTCATCCCGTTCGGTTCGCCGCCGGGCATAGCGTCGGCAGCGGTGATCGGGAGTGGATTCCCCGAGCGAACCGATCCAGGTGCGCTCGTGATCGGCCCCACCGGCGTCGCCCTCAGTCCCGACGACAACCGGCTCTTCGTCGCTGACAGCCTGAACAATCGCATCGCCGCGATTCAGAACCCGTTGTTCCGTACTACATCTGCCGGGTTGGGCGACACCGTCACGATGGGCAGATTCCTGGCCGATCCTCTTGGGCTCGTCATGGGACCACACGGCGATATTCTCTCCGCGAACGGCAGCAACGGCTACTTGGTCACGACGACGATCAGCGGCGCACAAGTAAGGAGAGATCTTTTGGACGGCAGCGGCAGTCCGCCCGGAGCCGGCGCGCTTTTCGGACTCGCCTTTGTTCCCGGACAGGGTCTCTTCTTCGTGGACGACGCCACCAATACGCTCGACTTGTTCACCAGGTAGGGATACGCAACTCGACGGAGCTAGCTGGCCACGCGTTCAACGTCGACTTGCGATTGCGATTGCGAGCGCGATCGCGTGGCCAGCTACGCCAGCGGAACCGCTGCGGCGACAAGCAATCCGCCGAGCATCCATGCCGCTCCCGGAAAAAACCAAGCTCGCTCGGTGTCCATGAACACCACGAACGTGAGCGTGAAAAGCCCCGGGCCGACGAGCGCAGTGAGGCTGCGGATGCAACTGATCGCGCCCTGAAGCTCGCCTTGTTCCGCCGGCGACACGCGTCGCGACATGAGACTTTGCGATGCAGCGGGTGCGAATCCCCACATCGCCATCACGGCGATGCCCGTCCAGAACAAGAACGGCGTATTCGCGAAACCGAACATCGTCATGCCGATCGCGCCGAAGCCAAGTCCGGCGACCAGCGCCGTTCGTTCGCCGAATCTCGCGACGATCGGACGCACCAAGAACCCTTGCACGAGAGCAGTGGTTATGCCCACCATCGCGAGCGAGAGACCTATGATGCTCGTACCCCAATGATATTGATAGATCGTGAACAGCACCCAGATGGCGGGGAACGATTGCCCGGCCAGTGCGCTCAAGAAACCGACAACGGATAAACCCGACAGTTCGGGATGGGAACGCAGCAACTTCAAGGATCCGAGCGGGTTGGCGCGCTCCCACGGAACTCTCGCAGTCCGTTTCTCCGGCGGCAGCGATTCAGGCAAGACGAGCGTGCCGTACAACGCGTTAGCCAGACTGAACGCCGCAGCAACCCAAAACGGAAAGCGCGGATTGAAGCCGCCGAGCAGCCCGCCCACCGCCGGCCCGTGGACGAAGCCGACGCCGAACGCCGCACTGAGCATGCCGAATCCCGCGGCGCGTTTGTCCAGCGGCGCGACATCGGCGATGTAGGCGTCCGCCGTGATGAGCCTTGCGGACGTCACGCCGGATATCGCCCGTCCGAGAAACAACCAGCTGAGCGTGGGAGCGAGCGCCCACACCGTTCCGAAAAGTCCGAACATCTCGGCGGCGCGCGCCGCATCCCCGCCCACAAAGCCCGCCACCAGCTTGGGGAGTACCGGGGCGATCATGCCGAGCGAGAGCATGTCGAGCATGACCGTGATGAAGATGAAGGTCACCGCGCCCCGGCGCGGAGCAGGAGGCGCTATTTGCATGTGCAAATAGCACCACGCAGTGAACCGACTTGTCAAGGGAGCGCCCGAAATTCTGCGATCGGGGCCGAGCACGGCCCTCGATTACTTCATACTGGGACTCGTGAAGGACGCCGGCCTTTCCGGCTACGACCTCGCGAAGTTATTCGAGCATGTCGTGCGGTTTTTTTGGCAGGCCGAGCAGTCGCAAGTGTATCGCGCGCTGTATCGTTTGCGCGATCTCCATTGGGTGCGGGCGGAAGTGGTCAAGCAAGAGAGCGCGCCGGACAAGAACGTCTACCGCATCACGCGCGCCGGAACCACGGCGCTGCGCGAATGGTTGCGCGAAGAGATCGACGAGCCGCCTGCGCGACGGGTTTGGCTCGGACAGTTTTTCTTCGCAAACGAATTGCCGTTGGCCGACGTGACGGAGATTTTGAAACGGCGCATCCGCGATCTGCAGGATTGCCTCGACGAATTTGAACCGCGGGTCAACGGCCCAGACTTCAAGTCGCATCTGCAGGAGCAGATGAATCGGACAGGGCGCCTCCCCACGTTCGGCCTCACCCTGCAATACGCGATCGAGACCGTGCGCTTCGAATTGGCGCTCTTAAAAAGGATGAGTAAGCAATTGCCGGAGCTGGATTGTCAACTCGCCGCGACGAAGTCGGCTCCAAAGGAGAAAGTAAAGCGATGACTGCGCACCGCGCGTCTGTCGTGGCCAATCCGCCGGACGGTTCGCCTCGGATCCGGCCGCATCTCATCTACGATGATCCGCGTGCCGCAATCGAGTGGCTCACGCGCGTGTTCGGTTTCCGGGAACGCGGTGCTGCGCGCCAGACGTCGCCGGAGGGCGTCATCGGGCGCACCCAAATGGAGGTCGTCGACAGTCTCATCACTTTAGGCCTGCCCTCGGTGCACGGCGGCAGTCCCGGCCAGGATGTCAGCACGATGCTCTACGTGTATGTCGACGAAGTGGACGTCCATTATCGGCGAACGTGTGCGGCTGGCGCGGACATCGTTCTCGAACTCGAAGATCAAGCTTGGGGAGACCGCTGCTATCAGGTCGCGGACCTCGAAGGGCATCAGTGGACGTTTGCGCAGCGCGTCGAAGACTTCGCTGCGGACAGCCGCTCCGGTGATTGACGAGGGAATTGGCGCCTTTTGAGCGTGAATTTGCCATTTCCACAAAAATAGGGTATAATGTACTAAGTTTTAGTCTGTGGGCGGGCCGTTTGCGGCTCCCACGGCGGTCAGAATCAGGCAGGTTTCGGTCTCCTCTTCGCGGTCGTCGAGAATCCAACACACTAAAATCTGAATCCGACAGCTGCGGCGGTCATATTGACCGTTGCGAGGAGTGTCCATGTTATATACCGATAGAAACCTTACGTGCTCCGATTGCAATTCGCAATTTACATTCACCGCCGGTGAACAAGACTTCCACGCCCAAAAGGGCTTCACCAACGATCCCGGACGTTGCCCGGCATGCCGCGAGGCCCGCAAGGCGCAACGTGGCAGCGGCGCGGATCGCGGCAACGGCGGCGGCCAGAGCAATCAGCGCGGCGGTTACGACCGGTCCGATGATCGCCCGAAGCGCGAGATGTTCAAAGCCACATGCAGCGACTGCGGCGGCGTGGCGGAATTGCCGTTCCAACCGAGCGGTGACCGCCCCGTATATTGCCGCGACTGCTTCAGCAAGCATCGCGCGTAAAAACCACTTCGGCGGCCGGCCATGAAGGCTGACCAATCGTAAGCGGTTTTCCGAACAGCAAGACCCTAGACGCACTGCGGTGAGTCTAGGGTTTAGTTTTTCTGCCTTGTACGAGGGTGAGCAACGCTCACCCATTTTTTTTCTGGGCAAGCGATGCTTGCCCTAGTACACTTGCCATCTTCGATGTTCTCGTAGGAGGGTGAGCAACGCTCACCCAATGGGCAAGCGATGCTTGCCCTAGTACAGCTAGCCCTCGTTGGTTTCCGTGCGTGTATCTTGATCGCCGCGATTTTGTGCGCCGGCTGCTCGCATGTGACTGAATCCGGCGGGGCTGTGGGCGGCGCGCACCCGGCGTGGACCGTGCCGGGCGTGGCCCGCGTCGAGATCCAGACGGAACCGAACACGCTCAACCCGCTGCTGGCGCGTGACGTTTCGGAGACCGATGTCGAGGGCGCGATCTTCGACGGACTGGTGAAGTTGGACGATCGCGGGCAGCTCGTCCCCGACTTGGCCATCGAAGTGCCGACGCGCTCGAACGGGGGCATCGCGGCCGACGGTGTGACGATAACATACCGGTTGCACCACGGCGTGCACTGGCAAGACGGCGCGATGCTGACATCCGCCGATGTCGCCTTCACGTATCACACGCTCACCCAATCCGGGATCAACTCTCCGTATACGGGTTTCTATCGATCGTACGTGCGCAGCGTGGTGACGCCGGACCCTTATACGGTTGTGGTGCGGCTCGTCAAGCCGTATGCGCCTGCCGTCGGACGGTTGTTCGCCGCGACGACGGACGGCCTCATCGTGCCTGCCCATTTGCTCGCACGCTCGGCGAACATCAATCAGGACGCATTTAACACGCATCCGGTCGGGAGCGGACCGTTCGCCCTCGCGCGCTGGGACCACGGATCGGACATCGTGCTCAAGGCGTTTGCCGGCCATTTCGCCGGCGCCCCGCATATGCATGAGATCGACTTCGACGTCGTGCTCAATCAGAACACCGTCGTGTCGATGTTGGAAAGTCATGAGCTGGACGTGGCCGGCGTCATCCCCGCAGAATACGAAACGGTTCGCAAGCTCGACGGATTCGACGTGCCGCTCGTCCTTTCCACAACTCTGCGCGTTCTGTCATTCAATCTGCGACGCCCGCCGTTCGACGACGTTGTGGTTCGGCGCGCGCTGACGCTGGCGCTGGACCGGAGCCGCATCTCGAAATCAACGTCGAACGGCATCGCCTATCCGGCGCGCACGCTCATCCCGCCGAACAATTGGGCGTATGCAGACGATCGCGGCGCGTTTGGATACGACCCGGCGCGCGCGCGTGCGATGTTGACGGCTGACGGTTGGATCGCAAGTACCGACGGGATTCGGGCGAAGAACGGCCGCCGGCTCGCATTTTCGCTTGTCACTTATTTGGGCACGTCGGCCGATCATGGGCTGCCCGAGGTGTTGCAATCTGCGTGGCGGGCCGTGGGCGCCGATGTGTCGATCCGTTACGTGCCCATCGGATTGATGTACGGCGAACCGGGCATCACGGCGGACGGTTTGTTCGATGTGTCGCTCGACGGGTTCAACTTCGACATCGACCCCGATCGCGCGAACTATCTCGAAGCGCGTTTTGACCGGCCGCACGGCGGAAATCAGGCACGCTATGACGACCCGGATGTTCAGGCGTGGTCGGAAGCAGCGCTCGGCATCTACGATCAGAGCGTCCGCAAACCGTACTACGCGCTGATCGCTGCGCGGCTCAACCGCGACGTGCCCTACGTTCCATTACACTGGCAACGATTCGTCTACGTTGTGAATTCAAGTCTCAAGGGCTTCAAACCAGAACCGATCGAGTCGGACCTTTGGAACGTGCGAGAATGGAGCAATTGACGTGCTGATCCGCAGTCCGGAGACGGCGGGTGACATCCGAGCCGTCGCGCCGCTCTTCGACGCGTATCGCATGTTCTACGGTGCCGCATCCGATCCGGCCGGCGCACACGATTTCCTCCACGACCGATGGCGGTTGCGCGAATCTGTGCTGTTCATCGCGTTCGATGTCGGAACACCGCAAGGCTTTGTCCAGCTCTACCCTATTTTCTCATCGGTTGATATGCGGCGCCTTTGGCTGTTGAACGATATTTTCGTCGACTCGGGCGCGCGCAAATCCGGCATCGGCCGCGCGCTCATGCGGCGCGCCGAACAACATGCGCGCGAAACCGGCTCGTCGGGCCTCACCTTAAGCACGGCGCTCGACAACACACGGGCGCAGGCGCTCTACGAATCCGAACGCTACGAACTCGACTCCGTCTTTTGTGTCTACAACCGGACGCTGTAGTCGAACGCGGTCGCCGGACGATCGCCGGGCGGGCAGGTTCGCCGGGTGCGTGAGCGGGAACACCGCAACGCATGCGCATGCGGCGAACGCTTTCGCGAATGCTCCGCCGAATGAAATGGAAAAGCTGACGAAGTGCTGCGATTTGGCCTGATTCTCACGGTGGTTGGAACAATCGTCCTCGCCGCGCGGACAACGAGCGCCGCGGATGCGGTTACGGCGGCGCCGCAATTCGCGCCAAGCGCATATGCCGAGATGCGTTGGCGCATGATCGGCCCGTATCGCGGCGGCCGTACCGTCGCGCTCGCTGGGATTCCCACGCAACCCAATGTGTTCTACATCGGCGTCAACGACGGCGGTGTTTGGAAGACGACCGACTACGGCCAAACGTGGCAGCCGATCTTCGACGGCGAGTCCACGGGATCGATCGGCGCGCTCGCACTCGCTCCGTCGGATCCGAATATCATCTTCGTGGGAAGCGGGGAGGGGTTGCGCCGCCCGGATCTCTCAACCGGCGACGGCGTCTACAAATCCATTGACGCGGGAAAGACGTGGTCGCACTTAGGGTTGCGCGACGGGCAGCAGATCGCGTCGCTGCTCGTCGATCCGTCGAATCCCAACCGCGTGTTCGCGGCGGTGCTCGGCCATCCGTATGGCCCGAACACGGAGCGGGGCGTGTTCCGCTCGCTGGATGGCGGCGCGACATGGAAACGGGTGCTATATAAGGATGAGAACACCGGCGCGGTGGATCTCGCGTTCGCGCCCGGTAATTCGAACAAGATCTACGCCGACATGTGGGCTTCGCGGCAATTGCCTTGGGAGACCGGTGGTTCAGTGGACGGCCCGGGCAGCGGACTGTACGTCTCGACCGATGGCGGCGATTCGTGGCAGCCGCTCACCAAGGGACTGCCCACGTGGGCGCAAGGTCTCGGCCGCATCGGCATCGGCATCGCGCCGAACGATTCCAACCGCATGTACGCGTTGGTGGACTCACGTGACGAGACTGGCGTCTATCGCTCCGACGATGCGGGCGAATCGTGGCGGCGCGTCAACACTGAATCGCGGATCACCGGCCGAGGATCGGACTTCGCATGGGTGCGCGTGGCGCCGGACAACGCGGATCGCATCATCGTATCCAACACGGCGTCCTACCGTTCCGACGACGGCGGCGTCTCGTTCACATCGTTTAAGGGCGCGCCCGGCGGCGACGATTATCACTCCACGTGGATAAACCCGCTGCATCCCGAGATCATCGCCATGGCGAGCGATCAAGGCGCCACCATCAGCGTGAACGGCGGCGCGACCTGGAGCTCGTGGTACAATCAGCCGACCGCGCAATTCTATCACGTCATCACCGACAATCGCTTCCCATACTGGGTCTATGGAGGACAACAGGAGAGCGGTTCGGCCGGCGTCGCGAGCCGCGGCAACGACGGCGAGATAACGTTTCGCGAGTGGCATCCCGTGGGTGCGGAAGAATACGGTTACATCGCGCCGGATCCGCTCGATCCGAACATCGTGTTCGGAGGCAAGCTGTCGCGTTTCAATTGGACCACCGGCCAAGTGCAAGATGTTTCGCCGGTTGTGAGCGGCACGGCGTACAGGGTGCGGCGAACTGCGCCGGTTCTGTTTTCGCCGACCAATCCGCACGCGTTGTACTTCGCCGCGAACGTGCTGTTCAAGACGCTCGACAGCGGACACTCGTGGACGGTTGTGAGCCCAGATCTATCGCGGCCGCATCCGGCCAAGCCTTCGGTCGTCGGTCCGTTCGCACCGGATCCGCTCGAACGGCGCGGCGTGATCTATTCCTTGGCGCTTTCGCCCGTGCAAGACGGCGTCATCTGGGCAGGCACCGACGACGGGCTGATTTGGCGCACCGGCGACGGTGGCCGGCACTGGTTGGACATCACGCCGCCTGAGTTGACCTCGTGGAGCAAAATCGCACAGCTCGACGCGTCGCACTTCGACGCCCGCACGGCGTATGCAGCGGTCAACCGGTTCCGCGTGGACGACCTTCGCCCGTACATCTACCGGACGCACGACGGCGGCAAGACCTGGCAACTCATCGTGAGCGGACTTCCCGACGACGCCTCTGCGAACACGGTTCGCGAAGATCCGGTTCGCCGCGGCCTGCTCTATACGGGCACAGAGCGCGCCGTCTACGTCTCGTTCGACGACGGCGACCGCTGGCAGCCGCTGCAACTGAATCTGCCGTCAACATCGATGCGCGATCTGACCATCCACGGCGATGACCTGGTGGTCGGCACGCACGGACGTTCATTTTGGATACTCGACGACGTTACGCCGCTGCGTCAAATGAATTCGTCGGTGGTGTCGGCGACGGCGTCTCTATTCAAACCGCAAATCGCGTATCGCATGCAGCGCGATCAGAACACCGACACGCCGTTGCCGCCGGAAGTGCCGGCCGGCCAGAATCCTCCGGATGGCGCGATCGTGGATTATTATCTTAATGAGAATCGGATCGGCGGATTGACGCTTGCGATCTACGATTCGACGAACCGACTCGTGCGGCATTACTCGAGCGACGAAAAGTTCAGCGTTCCGATGCAAGGATTACGTTTGCCGACGTATTGGGTGCGCCAACCGCAGCAGCTTTCGGAAACGCCCGGTATGCATCGTTTCGTGTGGGACTTGCACTACCCGAATCCGGCCGCGACGTCGTTCGACTATCCGATATCGGCGATCTATCACGACACGCCCCCGGTTCCACAAGGACCGCTTGCGTTGCCCGGCACGTACCGTGTGCGGCTGACGTGGGGAGGCCACACTTACGAGCGACCGCTGATTCTCAAGATGGATCCGCGAGTCAAGACGCCGCAATCCGGATTGATCGCGCAATTCACGCTTGCACAAGCGATCGCAGGCGCGATGCAGGCCGATTATTCGGCTCTCAAACGCGCGCGCGAGAAAGGCAACGGCGCGCCAAGCGCGGCGGCCGACGATCTCGACGCCCTCAACGGCGATCTTGCGGCGATGCTCGGCGCCGTAGACGGCGCCGACATGCAGCCGACCATGCAGCAGCAATCGGCGTTTTCTTCGCTTGAGCGGCGTTTGGCATCGGATGTGAAGAAGATCGGCGGCACTCAACCGTGATCTACGTGCAAGTGCTGCTGCTCGGCATCGCCGCCGGACTGCGGACACTCGTGGCGCCCGCGGCCGTCATGCTGTTCTTCCAGCTTCCCGGCGCGTGGGTCGCGGCCGTTCTCGCGTTGTTCGAGATGTACGGCGACAAGTCGCCAAAGGCGCCGCCGCGTACTGCAGCGCCGGCTTTAGCCGCGCGTTTGCTCTTCGGTGCGCTCTGCGGCTTCGCGCTCGTGTATTGGGGCGTGCGTCGCCCGTGGTCGCCGCCGCAGCTCGCATGGGAAGCCGCAGTGTTAGGTCTTGTGGGCGCGCTCGCGGGCGCGTTTGGCGGCATGTACGTCCGCGTCGAGCTTTCGCGTCCGGGGATGTTTCCCGCGCTTGCCGTGGCTCTTGCGGAAGACGCGGTGGCCATCGGCTTGGCATTCGTCGCAGTCACGCTCTGAGGTCTTCCGCCCCGCGTTTGCGAGATTGGTGCTTGACAGCGGCTTAACTTTGCGGTACAAAGTAAGTACGCGTTTGGCGCGGAGAGGATATTCATGGCATTCGCGGCGATCCACGACGCGCTGTGCGAGCTGCGTCGAGGCGCGATGATCATCGTCGCCGATGACGAGGATCGCGAAAACGAAAGCGATATCACGATGGCGGCGGACGGCGTCTCGCCCCACGCGCTGAACTTCATGCTGATGTACGCCCGCGGACTCATCTGCGTGCCGTTGGAAGGCGCGCGGCTCGACTTGCTTGGCATTCCCGCGATGCCGAGCAATGCGCCGGCATTCGACGGACCCGCATTCGCCGTGCCCGTCGAGGCGAGGGGTCGAGTCACGACGGGGATTTCCGCGACCGATCGAAGCGCCACGATCAGCGCGTTGGTCGACCGGGCATCTCTCGATACAGATTTCATCTATCCAGGGCACACGTTTCCGCTGCGCGCGCAGCCGGGCGGCGTGCTCAGCCGCGCCGGTCACACGGAAGCAGCGGTCGATTTGGCGCGGTTCGCCGGATGCACGCCGGCCGGCATCGTCTGCGAGATTCTCGACGGCGAGGGCACGCCGATGCGGCGCAGGGGCTTAGAACGATTCGCCCGAGCGCATGCGCTCATGACCGTCCGCATCGAGGATATTCAGGCGTATGCGCGACGGTTCGCGCCTGCGCGCCGAGAGGTTGCCGCTCCGGCGGCGGGCAAATAAATTTGCATGAACGATGCGACGCGAGCGTCCAACCCGCCGTCTTCCACGCGTTTCGAATGGCTGATGGGCGTTCTGGCCGTGCTTTTGATCGGCGGACTCGATCTAGATATTTGGGCTCATAGCCACGGCAAAGTCGATCAAAGTTTTTTCACACCATGGCACGCCGTGCTCTACGGCGCGATGGCGCTCAACGGCATCGTCCTCGGCATCGTCATGGCGCGAAACGTGCTGCAGAAGAAGTACCCGTGGCGGCACGCGCTGCCGCTAGGCTACGGATTGTCGCTCGTCGGCGTCATCGCGTTTGCGGTTGGAGGCGTGCTCGACCTCGGTTGGCACACGCTCTTCGGAATCGAAGAGGATGTCGAAGCGCTGTTGAGCCCCACGCATTTGATCCTCGCGACATCGGCGGCGCTTATCTTCACCGGTCCTCTGCGTTCGGCGGCTTTTCGGATCGGCGCGTCGGCGCCCGCCCGTTGGCGCGAACTTGGGCCTATGGTGCTCTCGGTCTGCGCCGTGTTCACGCTGCTCGGGTTATTCACGCAATTCGCCCATCCGATGATCGCGCTGTTCGGCGCCAAGAGCACCGCGCAGCCGGTGTACAATTCGGTTTTTCGTACCCGCGCCGACGGATCCGGCCAGACGCGGTTGATCGTCGATCCGTCCGCCGACGATTGGGCAGCCGCTGTGTCTCCCGCCGGAACACGCATCGTCTACCGCCGGGCCGATCCGAACACCAGCGTCAGCGATCTTTACGTCGCTAAGGTCGACGGGTCGCGCGCGACGCGGATCACGCATAGCGGACGCCACGACACGCAACCAGGCTGGTCGCCGGACGGAAAATCGATCGTCTACATCTCGTCGCCGGCGAGCACGTCAGGCGACTACGCACTCGACGTCGTGTCCGCGGCCGGCGGAGCCGTTCGAGTGTTGACCACCGGGCGCGCCACGGTCAACGGTCCGGCTTGGTCACCGGACGGCAAGACGATCGCATTCGGCTCGCGCAAGGACGAGCGTAGCTGGGTGGCGTTCATTCCGGCAGCCGGCGGCCCGACGACATGGCCCACCGCCGGCGTCGACGGCAGTTGGCCCGCGTGGTCGCCCGACGGCAAGACGATCGCGTACGCGCTCGATGTCGGTTCCGGCACGTCGTCCATCTACACGATGGACGCCGCCGGCATCGCGGCAAAACGCGTCTCTCCGTTCAGCGACGGCGACGATATCTACCCCGCATGGTCGCCGGACGGAAAATCGATCGCCTTCACGACCACCGTTCACGATATTCCGCAGGTGTTCGTCATGCGCTCCGACGGAACGCAGCTCGCAGACGCGACACGGAATCCCGCGCTCGACTCCGAGAAGCCGAGCTGGACGCGCACCGGCGAACTCATCTTCTCCGGTGCCGGGAACCCGCGCACGCATGAATCGGAAAGTCAGGGCTTCGGTTTGGGCAGCGTCTTGCTGCAGACTTTGTTGACCATGGCATTCTTATTGCTCATCGTGCGCCGCTGGCGCGTGCCCGCCGGGGCGCTCACAGTCGTGCTGTTCTTCAATGCGCTTGGCATGGTGGTCGTGAGCGATTATTACTTCTTTCTGTGGGGCGTGTTGGCGGTGGGGATCGTGGCCGACATCACAGCCGCGATTCTCGGTGCGCGCGCATCCGATGGTGTGCCGTTTTATACGTTCGCGTTTGGAACCGCGTTCTTGCTGGCCGCAGCGTATGAGGTATCGATCGCGCTGCACGCCGGCATGGGCTGGCCGCCGAACATCGTGCTCGGGACGCCGATCATAGCCGGGATCGCGGCGCTGCTGCTGGCATACGCCTTTAGGCCGCCGCTGGCACCCGCCCCGTAGGGCGGGTGTGCTAGGGCAAGCAACGCTTGCCCAGTTTTCTGACGTGCCGTACTAGGGTGAGCAACGCTCACCCAAATGGGCAAGCGATGCTTGCCCTAGTACCGTTGCCCTCCTACACAAAAACGCCGATACTCTACAATATGCAGCGTAGACGTTTTCTCGTGACCGGCGCTTCGGCAGTGGCGTGTTTCGCCTTGCCGTCGCTTGCGCTTGCAACCGGGCCCGAGCAGTGGGTTCTACGCCTCGAGCGGCTCGACGACGGTGAACAGATAACGGCTCCATTCACCCTCGACGGACGCACGCTGTACTTTCCTGGTTACAAAAAGCTCTGCCGCGTGCTGCGCGACGATCACGTGCCAACCTACGTCGGTTGGGTGAAGATCCCGATCCGAACGATAAAAGTGCTATGGGATGTGCAGCATTACCTCAACCGGTTCGGCATCGACGGACCGATCGTCGTCCACAGCGGATACAGAACACCTCAAACGAACGCGAGCACCGAAGGCGCCGCGTGGATGTCGCTGCACATGTTCGGCGAAGCGGTGGATTTTCACGTTCCCGGAGTATCGCTCTACGATCTGGCCGCGATCTGCCGCGCCTGCCCGAGTGCGGGCGGCGTCGGCTACTACCCCGACGGATGGATACATCTCGATACGGGGCCGGTGCGGTCTTGGGTAGGTTGAAGCTGGCTGGCTAAGCCGCCTCGTCGTGCTGGAGCAGGCGCGCTTGCATATCGGACGTGGGCAGCTTGATATCGGACGCAAGTCCGAGCGTCTGCAGAATCCTGATCAAAATCCACGTGTGATCGATCTCGTACCAGCGCAACCCGTGGCGTGCCGAGAACGGAAACGCGTGATGATTATTGTGCCAGCCTTCGCCCCAGGCGAGCAACGCTACCCACCAGCAGTTGGTGGATTTGTCGTCGGTCTTGAACGTCTGGTAGCCGTAGCGATGCGAAGCGCTGTTAACGAACCAGGTCATGTGATAGACGAACACAAGGCGGACGAAGATTCCCCAGACGACCCACGGAAGGCCGCCGATGGCAAACAATCCAACTCCGAGCGCCACTTGCAGCCACACTTCGTAGCGGTCGAGGAAACAGTAAAATGGATCTTTCACGAGATCGGGGGCGTACCGGCGCTGTTCGGCTTTGGTCGGCCGCGCGTCGTTCGGGCTGTACAGCCACTGGAAGTGTGTCCAGATGAATCCGCGATGTGCGTCGTGCGGATCGCCTTCTTTATCGGTGTGCGCATGATGGATGCGATGTGTGGAAACCCACTCGATGGGTCCGCCCTGCAGAGAAAGGGTGGCGATCACGGCACACGTGTACTCGACCCACTTCGGTACGGTGAGGCTGCGATGTGTGAGAAG comes from the Candidatus Eremiobacteraceae bacterium genome and includes:
- a CDS encoding MFS transporter, whose product is MTFIFITVMLDMLSLGMIAPVLPKLVAGFVGGDAARAAEMFGLFGTVWALAPTLSWLFLGRAISGVTSARLITADAYIADVAPLDKRAAGFGMLSAAFGVGFVHGPAVGGLLGGFNPRFPFWVAAAFSLANALYGTLVLPESLPPEKRTARVPWERANPLGSLKLLRSHPELSGLSVVGFLSALAGQSFPAIWVLFTIYQYHWGTSIIGLSLAMVGITTALVQGFLVRPIVARFGERTALVAGLGFGAIGMTMFGFANTPFLFWTGIAVMAMWGFAPAASQSLMSRRVSPAEQGELQGAISCIRSLTALVGPGLFTLTFVVFMDTERAWFFPGAAWMLGGLLVAAAVPLA
- a CDS encoding PadR family transcriptional regulator, translating into MNRLVKGAPEILRSGPSTALDYFILGLVKDAGLSGYDLAKLFEHVVRFFWQAEQSQVYRALYRLRDLHWVRAEVVKQESAPDKNVYRITRAGTTALREWLREEIDEPPARRVWLGQFFFANELPLADVTEILKRRIRDLQDCLDEFEPRVNGPDFKSHLQEQMNRTGRLPTFGLTLQYAIETVRFELALLKRMSKQLPELDCQLAATKSAPKEKVKR
- a CDS encoding VOC family protein, producing MTAHRASVVANPPDGSPRIRPHLIYDDPRAAIEWLTRVFGFRERGAARQTSPEGVIGRTQMEVVDSLITLGLPSVHGGSPGQDVSTMLYVYVDEVDVHYRRTCAAGADIVLELEDQAWGDRCYQVADLEGHQWTFAQRVEDFAADSRSGD
- a CDS encoding zinc-ribbon domain containing protein; amino-acid sequence: MLYTDRNLTCSDCNSQFTFTAGEQDFHAQKGFTNDPGRCPACREARKAQRGSGADRGNGGGQSNQRGGYDRSDDRPKREMFKATCSDCGGVAELPFQPSGDRPVYCRDCFSKHRA
- a CDS encoding ABC transporter substrate-binding protein — encoded protein: MTESGGAVGGAHPAWTVPGVARVEIQTEPNTLNPLLARDVSETDVEGAIFDGLVKLDDRGQLVPDLAIEVPTRSNGGIAADGVTITYRLHHGVHWQDGAMLTSADVAFTYHTLTQSGINSPYTGFYRSYVRSVVTPDPYTVVVRLVKPYAPAVGRLFAATTDGLIVPAHLLARSANINQDAFNTHPVGSGPFALARWDHGSDIVLKAFAGHFAGAPHMHEIDFDVVLNQNTVVSMLESHELDVAGVIPAEYETVRKLDGFDVPLVLSTTLRVLSFNLRRPPFDDVVVRRALTLALDRSRISKSTSNGIAYPARTLIPPNNWAYADDRGAFGYDPARARAMLTADGWIASTDGIRAKNGRRLAFSLVTYLGTSADHGLPEVLQSAWRAVGADVSIRYVPIGLMYGEPGITADGLFDVSLDGFNFDIDPDRANYLEARFDRPHGGNQARYDDPDVQAWSEAALGIYDQSVRKPYYALIAARLNRDVPYVPLHWQRFVYVVNSSLKGFKPEPIESDLWNVREWSN
- a CDS encoding GNAT family N-acetyltransferase, with the translated sequence MLIRSPETAGDIRAVAPLFDAYRMFYGAASDPAGAHDFLHDRWRLRESVLFIAFDVGTPQGFVQLYPIFSSVDMRRLWLLNDIFVDSGARKSGIGRALMRRAEQHARETGSSGLTLSTALDNTRAQALYESERYELDSVFCVYNRTL
- the ribB gene encoding 3,4-dihydroxy-2-butanone-4-phosphate synthase — its product is MAFAAIHDALCELRRGAMIIVADDEDRENESDITMAADGVSPHALNFMLMYARGLICVPLEGARLDLLGIPAMPSNAPAFDGPAFAVPVEARGRVTTGISATDRSATISALVDRASLDTDFIYPGHTFPLRAQPGGVLSRAGHTEAAVDLARFAGCTPAGIVCEILDGEGTPMRRRGLERFARAHALMTVRIEDIQAYARRFAPARREVAAPAAGK
- a CDS encoding DUF882 domain-containing protein — encoded protein: MQRRRFLVTGASAVACFALPSLALATGPEQWVLRLERLDDGEQITAPFTLDGRTLYFPGYKKLCRVLRDDHVPTYVGWVKIPIRTIKVLWDVQHYLNRFGIDGPIVVHSGYRTPQTNASTEGAAWMSLHMFGEAVDFHVPGVSLYDLAAICRACPSAGGVGYYPDGWIHLDTGPVRSWVG